The following proteins come from a genomic window of Helicobacter canadensis MIT 98-5491:
- a CDS encoding efflux RND transporter periplasmic adaptor subunit, translated as MTSTQSILNTINPQKNYKKIFLVWGIIGVVVAILIALIYWWNTREPSISYQTQKAFVGDISSTISANGTLSPTNEVSIGSVISGIVLEVLVDVNDKVKKGQILAKIDSESIEQDLYRYQAQLESAKAQLKSAEVTLQEKQWQYKQYQNLYQKTKGKTPSILELETARTAYNEALSNVEIRKASIKEIETSIRSTQVDLRNSQITSPIDGVVLQRSIEVGQSVAASFQAPEFFIIAESLEEMELNASISEADIGKVKEGQSVEFSVDSYPTKTFKAEVDRVNYGSSNTSSSTSSSSTTTTSSGIVSYEARIYVNNKDLLLRPGMSATADIEVASAKNALLVPSSALYFTPKTQEVTPKRSPFNPFVQMRSKRQKQVETNNAGKTIGSVWILENGIPKEVEVEVGISDGQNTQILSDFIKSDMLVIVGQKQGE; from the coding sequence ATGACAAGCACACAAAGCATTTTAAACACCATTAACCCTCAAAAAAATTATAAAAAAATCTTTCTAGTTTGGGGGATTATTGGCGTTGTAGTGGCAATTTTAATAGCACTAATTTATTGGTGGAATACAAGGGAGCCAAGTATAAGCTATCAAACACAAAAGGCTTTTGTGGGCGATATTTCAAGCACCATTAGTGCTAATGGCACGCTCTCGCCAACTAATGAAGTCTCCATTGGTTCGGTTATTTCAGGAATCGTGCTTGAAGTGTTGGTTGATGTGAATGATAAAGTCAAAAAAGGTCAGATTCTAGCCAAGATTGATTCAGAGAGTATTGAGCAAGATCTCTATCGTTATCAAGCCCAGCTAGAGAGTGCTAAGGCGCAATTAAAAAGTGCAGAGGTAACTCTCCAAGAGAAGCAATGGCAATACAAGCAATATCAAAATTTATATCAAAAAACCAAGGGCAAAACTCCTTCAATTTTGGAGTTAGAAACAGCAAGAACTGCTTATAATGAGGCTTTAAGTAATGTGGAAATTAGGAAAGCGAGCATTAAAGAGATTGAGACTTCTATTCGCTCTACCCAAGTGGATTTGCGAAATTCACAAATCACAAGTCCTATAGATGGAGTAGTTTTGCAGCGTTCCATTGAGGTAGGACAGAGTGTGGCAGCTAGTTTTCAAGCACCAGAGTTTTTTATCATTGCAGAGAGTTTGGAAGAAATGGAGCTCAATGCAAGTATTTCGGAAGCGGATATTGGCAAGGTAAAAGAGGGGCAAAGTGTTGAATTTAGTGTGGATTCCTATCCTACTAAAACTTTTAAGGCGGAAGTAGATAGAGTGAATTATGGGTCTTCAAATACTTCAAGTTCTACTTCTTCAAGTTCAACCACTACGACAAGTAGTGGGATTGTAAGCTATGAAGCGAGAATCTATGTAAATAATAAAGATTTACTTTTGCGTCCAGGAATGAGTGCTACGGCTGATATTGAAGTGGCAAGTGCAAAAAATGCGCTTTTAGTGCCTTCTAGTGCCTTGTATTTTACCCCTAAAACACAAGAAGTTACTCCCAAAAGATCTCCCTTTAATCCCTTTGTGCAAATGCGTTCTAAACGCCAAAAACAAGTTGAAACTAACAACGCAGGGAAAACAATAGGATCTGTGTGGATTTTAGAAAATGGTATTCCTAAGGAAGTGGAGGTGGAAGTGGGGATTAGTGATGGACAAAATACTCAAATTTTAAGTGATTTTATTAAGTCAGATATGTTAGTGATTGTTGGACAAAAGCAAGGTGAATAA
- a CDS encoding efflux transporter outer membrane subunit: MSKIIAIILGFIVFCGCATQVPNYQELTQKIPQNFANQKIIEQIAVATPSSTILSPKEQMQILFADEVLWELMEIAIKQNMDLQIAQTRILQARSQLKSAWGEMFPKVSANLGVNDSHTRGSSTQNSAVIENSSQNSQIQATLSWEVDLFGRLNAAKNAKESLYYKSLEDLSNAQIVLLGDVANLYFTLREMSLNILLTQENILYYQDILELTRLKVENGLLDTTELFDAQDMLTNEQNILEQLKTQQEETKNALLVLLDVKNLDFNLLGDYVFVSPSAFVLNTIPADVLLFRPDIKAAIQSLYAQVYNKENAKASLFPILSLSADLSEVLGSSKGNAGNLAWSLAAGLAAPILNRTQLTQNYFLQDAMLQESYLTLQKTLNTALAEVENAIFNTQSSQLQVQNNTQRLQNAKSYYEFSANRRSIGLIDELEYLTNKASLNNSQKNLNTSKNTHLKALITLFKAFGGNLYLTKETK, from the coding sequence TTGTCTAAGATTATTGCTATTATTTTGGGCTTTATTGTTTTTTGTGGATGTGCAACTCAAGTGCCAAATTACCAAGAGCTTACACAAAAGATTCCCCAAAACTTTGCTAATCAAAAAATTATTGAGCAAATTGCGGTTGCCACGCCAAGTAGCACGATTTTATCACCCAAAGAACAAATGCAAATTTTATTTGCAGATGAGGTTTTGTGGGAGTTAATGGAAATTGCAATTAAGCAAAATATGGATTTACAGATCGCACAGACAAGAATACTTCAAGCTAGAAGTCAGCTAAAGAGTGCGTGGGGAGAAATGTTTCCCAAAGTGAGTGCAAATTTAGGGGTGAATGATAGCCATACACGAGGAAGTTCTACGCAAAATAGTGCAGTGATAGAGAATTCAAGCCAAAATTCACAGATACAAGCGACACTTTCTTGGGAGGTGGATTTATTTGGGCGTTTAAATGCCGCTAAAAATGCTAAAGAATCATTGTATTATAAGAGTTTAGAAGATTTATCTAATGCACAAATTGTATTATTAGGCGATGTAGCCAATCTTTATTTTACACTAAGAGAAATGTCTTTAAATATTTTACTAACGCAAGAAAATATTTTATATTACCAAGATATATTGGAGCTTACACGACTTAAAGTTGAAAATGGTTTGCTTGATACCACAGAGCTATTTGATGCACAAGATATGCTTACAAACGAGCAAAATATACTTGAGCAGCTCAAAACTCAGCAAGAAGAGACTAAAAATGCACTTTTGGTGTTGTTAGATGTGAAGAATCTTGATTTTAATCTGCTTGGGGATTATGTTTTTGTTTCACCTAGTGCTTTTGTGCTAAATACGATTCCAGCGGATGTTTTGCTCTTTCGCCCTGATATTAAAGCCGCCATTCAAAGTCTTTATGCACAAGTTTATAACAAAGAAAATGCCAAGGCAAGTTTATTCCCTATTTTGTCTTTGAGTGCAGATTTGAGTGAAGTTTTAGGCTCTTCGAAAGGCAATGCAGGGAATTTGGCTTGGAGTTTAGCAGCAGGTCTTGCAGCTCCGATTCTAAATCGCACACAATTAACACAAAATTATTTTTTGCAAGATGCAATGCTCCAAGAATCTTATCTCACTTTGCAAAAAACTCTCAATACCGCACTTGCTGAAGTTGAAAATGCAATTTTTAATACCCAAAGTTCTCAATTACAAGTTCAAAACAACACCCAAAGACTCCAAAATGCAAAAAGCTATTATGAGTTTTCTGCTAATAGGCGTTCTATAGGCTTGATTGATGAGTTAGAATATTTAACTAATAAGGCATCTTTGAATAACTCTCAAAAAAATCTTAATACTTCTAAAAATACGCATTTAAAAGCTTTAATTACTCTTTTTAAAGCATTTGGTGGGAATCTCTACTTAACAAAGGAAACAAAATGA
- a CDS encoding ABC transporter ATP-binding protein, producing MSFITLKDIHKSYGKPPNVFEALRGVNLEISQGEFVALMGPSGSGKSTMANILGCLDSPSSGIYDFCGVNVCELTLKQKAILRRHYIGFIFQGFNLLPRTTALENVELPLLYRQVPKKERIRLSMEALAMVGLEKWCHHSSNELSGGQQQRVAIARAIASKPLFLLADEPTGNLDTKRSVEIMEILSRLNTMSQITILMVTHEPDMAKYATREIVFLDGKVQSDSKESSKNSDLIKSHSKEV from the coding sequence ATGAGTTTTATTACCCTAAAAGACATTCACAAAAGTTATGGTAAGCCACCTAATGTTTTTGAAGCCTTACGCGGTGTGAATCTAGAAATTTCTCAAGGAGAATTTGTTGCCTTGATGGGACCTAGTGGGAGTGGAAAATCAACTATGGCAAATATCTTAGGATGCCTTGATAGCCCAAGTAGTGGAATTTATGATTTTTGTGGTGTTAATGTATGCGAATTAACGCTTAAACAAAAAGCGATTTTGAGACGACATTATATTGGTTTTATTTTTCAAGGTTTTAATCTATTGCCACGCACTACAGCTTTAGAGAATGTAGAATTGCCTTTGCTTTATCGCCAAGTTCCCAAAAAAGAGCGTATAAGATTATCTATGGAGGCTTTAGCAATGGTGGGTTTGGAGAAATGGTGCCACCATAGCAGCAATGAATTAAGTGGCGGACAGCAACAGCGTGTCGCGATTGCAAGAGCGATTGCTTCTAAACCACTTTTTTTGTTGGCTGATGAACCAACAGGTAATTTAGATACGAAAAGAAGTGTAGAAATTATGGAGATTCTATCGCGTCTAAATACTATGTCTCAAATTACAATTTTAATGGTAACTCACGAGCCAGATATGGCAAAATATGCTACGCGTGAAATTGTATTTTTAGATGGAAAGGTGCAATCTGATTCTAAAGAAAGTTCCAAAAATAGCGACTTAATCAAATCGCATTCAAAGGAAGTTTGA